From the bacterium genome, the window GATTTTTTGCGGGAAGCTCTTTCCGCAAGCATCAGTCTCTTTATCGCAAGACGCTTCTTTGTCTTGGGGGAATGTTTTGATTTTCTTTTCGGACTAAGGAATCCGCCTCTTTTTGCCATATAAATAAGTAGTTAATGAATAGTCGACTAATTCTACACCGATAAGAAAATTAAACAACCTTGAATATTCCTCCCCTTCTGGTATGAAGTGAGAACTACATTAAGAGATTTAAAATGTAAAAATTAAATTGTATATAAAAGAAAACCACCTGCAAATTTAAGGTGATTTCCTTACATTCGAGGTGGTTTAGGCTAGAACGCAAAACTTAATGTGCAAAGTCTGAGACCGCGGCGAGCAAGCGCTCGGTCAACAATGCCACAAATTCTTGTTTGTACACTTTTTTTCTTGAGTTGTTCACTTGTTAAAACACGTGAACATCTTTGAAGAACTTTTTTCAGAACACCATTCACCTGATTCATGGCTGCATCTCCAGTAAAGGGTTAGGGTTTCTGGTTCAACCAGTCTAAGCCTTATTGTACACCGTAATACAATATTTGTCAATATCTAGCTCCCCCGGGAGGATTCGGTCACAGGTTCTTGCTTCGCAGACCTGCGACCCCGACTCGGCGCTTCATCCTGCCCCGCAGGCGCGCCTCCGTCTTTCGAACCCCCTAACCGTGGAAGTTGGAAATACAAAAACGCCCGTGAAGGGCGTCTTGATTTTCAAAGCTCCCCCGGGAGGATTCGGCTACACGTCTTATCTCGCCGTCGCTCGGTAAACTCGCAGCCCGCCCCTCGCGGTTTTGTCTGCTGACAAAACATCGCTGCGGTCTTCGAATCCTCACGAACGCACAACAATGTGCGTTCTCCGTTTGGAAAACCTAAACGATAAAAAAGACCCTGCGTGGAGCAAGGTCTTTTTTATTCGTTGGCTCCCCCGGGAGGATTCGAACCTCCGACCAATCGATTAACAGTCGATTGCTCTACCGCTGAGCTACAGGGGAATGTAGTTATATTATTCCGCTCTGTTCTATGATTGCAAATTTTTATTCTTAGCAATCTCCTTACAGTGCGATCTCCTTACAGGAGCTGCACACCCTTTGAGATATTTTACTTCGTTCCTCATAAAATATCTCAAAGGGTCTTGCGAAGCTCCAAGTCTTCACTTCTCACTCCACCGCCAAGCTACAGGGGAATAATAAAGACTATACTAGCAAAAAATCGCTATCCTGCAATCTACTCTCTTATTCTCCAGCCCTTGGCAAAAAGACGTTCTACAAGCACGGAAAGACCGATAATCAGAAAAAGGGTCATGAGCATGCCGAACGTCTGATTGGCTTCGCTGATACCAACCATTGAAAACCGGATACCATCCGCAAAATAGAAAAACGGATTCCATAAAGCAATAACGTGCAAATTTTGCGGAAGCATTGAGATTGAGTAGAAAACACCTCCGAGAAAAGAAAGGGGCGTGATAATGAATGTGTTCCATACGCTTAACTGTTCGAATCCGCCCGCCTGAAGACCAGCAAGAATTCCCAATAGCGAGAAAATTGCAGACACACCGATAAGGTAGAAAAGGAAAAAGCCAAAATGTTCCATCTGTGCCACACCAAACAAAACGGCAATGAAAAGCACCCCCACACCAACCAAAATGCCGCGAACGACTCCGCTTAAAGTAAACCCAATTACCATTTCAAGATGGGAAAGAGGAGCAACAAGTATTTCTTGGATATTGCGCGTCCAACGGCCGAAATAAACTGCGGAAGAAGTGCTTCCAAAAGCGGCCGCGACAACATTCATCATCAGAATCCCCGGCAACACAAAGGAAATGTAAGAAACACCGCCGATAAGGTCTATCTTCCCGCCAACTATCGAACCGAAAATGAAAATGTAGAGGAAGGCGGAAATCAGAGGGGTAACAATCGTTTGTGTGATGACCCTAAACGTTCGCTCAACCTCTCTGCGTATCAATGTGTAAAATCCTACCCAGTTCATCCCGTTAGAAATTTATTTATAAAGATATCCTGCGCAGTGCGTCTGCCGAATAGGCAGTTCCCGTTATGAGCGAAGCGCTGCGCCGACAAGAAGGACGTGGCTATTTGCCACTCGCGCTTCGCGTGGTTATGTAAAGATAAATTTCGTACGGGACTCATGATGTTTTGGGTTTTTCTTCTTTGGTTAACTCTAAAAATCGCTCCTCGAGTTTTTTGCCCCCTTCAAGGAATACTTCCTTTTTATCAAGTGCGATAATTTTCCCTTTGTGAATAATGGCAATGCGGTCGCACAGCCGCTCAACTTCTTCAAGATAGTGCGAGGTAAGAAGGATGGTTTTTCCTTTTTTGTTCAAATCTTGGAGGTACTCCCACAAGTCATGTCTCATTTCGACATCAACACCCGCAGTCGGTTCGTCGAGAATCAAAACTTCAGGGTCATGCATCAAGGCTCGTGCGAGCATCACACGACGCTTAAGCCCGCCGGAAAGCCATTGAAATGGTTTAGTGGCATGCGGAAGAAGATCAAATTGAACCAAAAGTTCATTGATGCGTTTTTTCCGTTCCGCGCTCCTCATGCCATAATATCCCCCCATATAATCGAGAATCTTTCGGGTAGTCGAAAAAATATCAACATTGAATTCCTGGGGAGACAGTCCCACTTTTTTTCGCGCCTCGCGGTAGTTGTTTTTTACATCAGCTCCACCGACAAGAATTGAGCCCTCGGCATACGTTGCGATTCCCGTAATACAATGGATTGTTGTCGTTTTCCCCGCTCCGTTCACTCCCAAAAATCCGAAAAACTCTCCTTTCTCTATACGAAAAGAAATGTCGTCGACAGCGACGGCATTTTTATATTTCTTTTTCAGATGTGTAATTTCTAGCGCACTCACGGCTCCCCATTATAACAAATAAAATCTTTTGGCAAAATTCCCAATGCACTTCTGTGTAACGTAGTATAATTGGGCATATGCATCTTTCTCGCGCTTCCTTCCTTTCATATATGCGCAATTTTATTTTTGGCGCGGAAGACAGTCTTGTGTCTACGGTGGGTTTGCTTGCAGGTATTGCCGCGGCAGGAACTGAAAAACGAGAGATTGTCATTGCCGGTCTTGTCCTGATTACCGTGGAAGCCTTTTCCATGGGCATTGGGAGCTACCTTTCGGAACGCAGCCTCAGCGATTCCGAGAGCAAAGACGGGGAAAGAAAAACCATTGTGGGAGCCCTGATTATGCTTCTTTCTTATGCCCTGGCCGGCTTTATTCCCCTTTCCCCATATTTGTTTCTTCCAATAGATATTGCCTCGAATACATCCATCGGAGCCACTTTGGCGTCTTTGTTCCTGCTCGGAATAATCAGCGCGCGAGCGTTAAAAACAAATGTGCTGAAAAATGCTTTTCGTCTATTGTTTTTTGGCGGAATTGCTTCCCTGTTGGGAATCGCCGTCGGTATTGCGCTTAAATAGAAGCGCGGTACTATAACAAATAGAAAGGAGGTGCGTATGGACGAAAACGACCATTTGTCTCTGGAGATGCAAGGTGGTAGTGGATTCGTCAAAGAGCAGAGATGGAGACGGACATTGTGTGGTGCAGTGCTCCTTGAACTTCCTGAACATTTGAAAAAGGCTTTTTTCAGGTATGAAAAATCATTTCCGAAAAAGTCTTTGCGTACATCGGGACTCATTACACCCAAGAGCCGCTGTTGCGGTGCGAGACTCCACTTAAGCAAGGGAGGAATCCGCAAAGAAATCTGCAACAAGTGTGGAAAACCGAATCCACCACCTGTCCGTTATTGCTAAAGACCGCTATCAACCCTATGTAGCGGTCTTTTTTTAGGGGTTGCCTAAATTTATTGACACGGTATAATGGGTGCTTGGTTGAACATTATCAGTCGTAATTTTGTTTTTGACTGAAGTAATATGGACGAAATGAACAACTCCATGGAAAACATGGACGAGCAGAAGAAGCCGGAAGAAACAACTGAAGGCACAGAAGAAAGCACAGAAACTTCTTCTGAAGAAGAATAGACAGAAATCGAAAACCCCTCCGCCTTAAGCGGAGGGGTTTTGTTTTAGAGTCTAAAGTTTCCCTATAATGGCCGCTATTTTATGAGAATCGTGACGTAGGACGGATGTGTCGTCATAAATATCGTCTATCACTATTTTCCCCCCGTATTGCGAAAGCGCGCCATCTATAATAACCGGATATTTCTTTTCCGCTTCGTAACCCTTTAACAGGGGCGAGGGCACAACTTTCGAGTTCCCGACAATAACATCAAAATGTTTCATCCCAAGATACAACAGTACTTCGCGGGCGAAGTCGGATGCGCAAAATCCGTGAGTTTCGCCCCACTTTGTCATCAAATTAAGTATATAAACTTTTTTTGCGCGACTTTCCCGAATCGCTTCCGAAACCCCTTTTACCAGAAGATTCGGAATTATCGATGTATATAAATCTCCTGGACCGATAATAATCATATCCGCCTGCGTAATGGCTTCCCGGGTTTTTTCGTACACATGTGCTTCGGGCTTAAGAAAAACTTTCTCTATGCGTTTTGAGCCGTCATGTTTGGGAATATCGATGTTGGTTTCTCCCTCAATTATGCTCCCATCTTCAAGTTCCGCGCATAACTGCGATTTGTGCACGCTTACGGGCAAGACGGTGCCTTTAATATTGAGAAGCTTCCCCGCTTCCGCTATCGCCTCCGCATCGTCAGACTTGATGTGTGCAAGAGCCGTTAAAAATAAATTGCCGAAATTGTGCCCGTGAAGGGTGCTCCCCGGATTATTGAAACGAAAATTAAAAAGACTTCGCAGTGTTTCTTCCCGCTCCCCTCCCGACAAAGCGACGAGACACCGGCGCGCATCGCCCGGCGGTAAAACTCCGAATTCGTCTCGGAGAATTCCGCTTGAACCACCCGAATCAAACATCGTGACCACGGCGGTGATGTCAAACGGATATTCCTTCAGACCACGGAGCATAACAAAGCTTCCGGTGCCGCCCCCGATGACGACTACTTTCTTTTTCCTTGTCGGGCTAAGAAAGCGCATACGTTTTACTCGGACGGTTTCTTATGAAGTATGAGAGAGGCTATTTCGTCAAACCGCCGTGGCAGTGTTTCTCGAAAGAAAATTTCTCTTTCGGAAGGTTCGTAGGCCCCGACTTCCTGCCACAAGGCGCGCCCGGCAAGAAATCCCTTTGCTCCGGCTTCAACGGCCGTCTGGAGTTGCTCTTTGAAAGCGTCGAAAGATACTCCGCGGGTCAGAAGAATCCACGGGACATTGCCTGCTTTTGTGTTCATTTCCTTACATACATACGGGTCACCTTCGGGGAATTCAAGTTTCCACACGTCGGGAATAATATCCTTTGCAATAAGCGCATCCATGGAAGAAAGAATCAGTTCTCCGCGCGATTTCGGGGCCCCTTCCACTTCGTATGTCACGATCTCAAGGAACAAAGGCATTTGTGCGGAGTGAGCGTCGGCGAGCACTTCTTTGGCCGTTTGAAGTTGCTTTTCCGCTGATTTGGAAAACGGGTTGAAGTAAAGAAGCAGTTTGACTCCCTGCGCTCCTTTTTCTTTTAAATCTTTAGCTGTGTAGATAATTTTCGTGTATCGTTCGTCGGTTCCTCCTTCGTAGCTGGATTCCTCAACACGCAAAAGATAGGGCGGCTGATGAAGAGTTTTCTTTGTCGCTCCCTCGTATGCGGGCAAACCATATTCCGAATCAATGAGAACCCCGCTCATCCGGGAAAGCAAAGAAGCGATAATACCCCGTTTGAGTTCAATGATATCCGAAGGGTACACCCCTGCGGGATTGCGCGGATTGATAATTTTCCTGAAACTGTCTTCGTGGTCAAGAGCAAGCATCAAAAACGCACCTCTTTTCGTAAATATATCGGCGTTCATAAAAATTGTTTGTTTAAGTACAGAAAATTATATCACAGGGAAACCGTAAAAAAGAAAAAGAGAGTGAGAAGCGAAGACTTGGAGCTTCGCAAGACCGGAGGAGCGCTTCCGCTCCGAGGTGGGGTCGCGAAATTTTCTAGTAAGAAAATATTCGTGACAGGATAAAAACCAGAGCAAAAAGCCCCTTCAGGGGGCTTTTACTTTTTCTCTTTGTACACCGTATGCTTCCGGGCTATTGGGTTGTATTTTTTAATTGAAAGTTTCGCCGGAGTATTTTTTTTGTTTTTGGACGTAAAATACACATGGCCCTTACCTACGCCTTTTGCGTCCCCTTCCGAAACGATTCTTATGAGTTTATCTTGAGACATAACGAGAAAAAGTATAACAGAAAAAAAAGAAAGCGCAATGTCCGTGAATGAGGGTCATTGCGTCTTCCGGGAACATGCTATCATGAAATGCATAAGACCTTTTCGGGGTCGAATTTTATATAACTCCTTTACAAACCAAACAATGAATAAAATTGCATGGTGGCTTGTCATCATCGGGGCTCTTAACTGGGGACTCGTAGGGATAGGCGAACTCGTCGGAGGAAATTGGAACATGGTCAATTTGCTTCTCGGAAGCATTTCTTCACTTGAAGCCATAGTATACGTGCTCGTTGGCGCTTCGGCAGTCGTTCTCCTCCTTGATAAGAAGAAAATGATGTAGTGTCTATTTAGGCATTTACAGCAAGAAAACAAATAATAAAAATACCGTCAGCCCAAGGCTGACGGTATTTTTATTAGAATTTGAGTTGACGAACAAAGGAACCGAGTATGTTGTGAATTTTCCCGAAATAAATTTTGAAATAAAGCGGTCTTTCTTCTATGCCTCTGGCTCCCGAGAAAATACGTCCCCCATTTTCAAGTTCTTGATATTTTACGTGCGGGTTTGTAACGGTCATGTGGCTTCCCATTTTTTTTGCTGTCCGGTATTTTCCGTCGCTGCAAAAGACTTTTTCACTTAACACGAAATCAACGTTGATCTCATTGAGCCGCGCAAGCTCTTCCGACTCATGTTTTTCTTCCTCAATGATGAAATCACGCAGATCTTCAAGCAGACGATTCACATCCTCCTGAAGTCTCGTCGCCGGAAGATCTTTTTTGTGCTGTTTTCTTAAAAATGATACTGCGTTCATAGTTTTTGTGTTTAGTTATAAGCACTATTTGCTTACTCTCAATAGTATCATTCTTTTGACATAATGTCAATGTATTTATATGATAAATGGCTTAGAATATAAGAAAAAGCGCGTCAGCCTAAGGCTGACGCGCTTTTATTGTTTTGTTTGCCTTAAACAGAAACTGATGCCGGTACAGGACCGACAAAATTACGAATTCTTCCCTTTCCGTTTTTTGTATGCCGGGGGAGAGCGAGTAATTGACGGGCTCTTTTGAACACCGACTCAATTGTTGACAAATTGGTTTGGGTGATACGGAGGTTTCGAATAATGTTTTTTTCCTGTAACTGGAGGTACTTGATCATGGGTACGGTTTTGCCCTTGAATTCTTTCCACCGTTTCTCGAAAGTGGACGTCGAGTCGTCTTTCCTGTCACCTCTGGTTTTGCCGGCACGAAGCAGTCTCTCGAGGAAAATTTCCTTTTCCCCGTCAAGAAAGAGATGTGTGACGCCAAAATGTGACCAATAACGTATGAAACTTGCGCGTTGGCCGTTTGTCCGGGGATAACCGCAAACAATTATCGGTATGCTCTTTGGCGCATAATCACCATTTCTTTCACGAATAATGCGCGTAACTTCTTTTTGGAAGCACGTGTCAATAATTTCGTCGGGAAGCAAATGACCCGAATTCATTGCCGTTTTCAGCGCCTCCTGAAGGTGGGGTTCTTTCAAAACGTTCGAAAAACTCGGGTCGTTTTGAATCGTTTTGCGAAGATAATCGCCCATGTCGATGAAACCAAAACCATATTCGCGGGCGAGCCCTTCCGCAAGGGTGTTTTTGCCCGAACACGGTCCACCGGTAACCAGGATAAAACGAACGCTTTTCTGCATTAACTACCTCCTCTGTTTAATAGGTTATAACGAACTTATCCTGGGCGAAAGAGTACCCCAAAAAACTACAAAGGTCAATATTTAGGGGGCGACAGGAAAAGTCTTTTTGCCTGCATATACGGCCTCATTCCCCAATTCTTCCTCAATTCTTAATAGCCGATTGTATTTTGCCACCCGCTCACTTCGGGAAAGAGAGCCTGTTTTAATCTGCCCTGTCCCAAGACCTACCGCAAAATCGGCTATGGTCGTGTCCTCGGTTTCTCCTGAACGGTGGGAAATGATTGATGTATATCGAGCTTTCCGCGCGATTTCGATAGTGTGTATCGTTTCGGTGACAGTCCCTATTTGATTTAGTTTCACAAGGATTGAATTTCCAACTCCTTCCGTAATTCCTTTTTCGAGGCGTACGGGATTTGTTACAAACAAGTCGTCACCGACAATCTGCATTTTCCCACCAAGAATATCGGTAAGTTTTTTGTATCCATCCCAGTCATCTTCGTACAGGCCATCTTCAAGAGAAATAAGAGGATATTTTTTCTGCCAGTCCACGTACATGGCAATCATTTCATCCGTCGTAAGATTTTTCCCTTCGGTTTTGAGGTTATATTTTCCATCGGCATAAAGTTCGTTCGACGCGGCGTCTATGGCAAGAGAGACATCTTTTCCGGCAACATAACCGGCGCGGTCAATTGATTTTAAAATCACTTCAATGGCAGCCTCGTTTGAAGGCAGAGCGGGCGCGTATCCTCCCTCGTCCCCAACCATGACATTGCAATTCATTTCTTCGAGTACTTTCTTCAGTGTATGAAAAATTTCCGAACCGTATCGCAATGCTTCTTTAAACGTCTGCGCCCCGTGCGGTACTATCATGAATTCTTGAAGATCGGTGGAATTAAGAGCATGTTTTCCGCCGTTTAAAATGTTCATGAGAGGAACGGGAAGAATCATCTTGCCTTTTCCGCTTATGTCATTGAAATAGCGGTAGAGCGGTTTCTTCTCGCTCTGGGCTGCCGCGTGAGAAAATCCGAGTGATACTCCTAAAATCGCGTTTGCCCCAAGATTACTTTTGTTTTCTGTGCCGTCAATTTCAAGCATTGTCTTGTCGAGATTTTCTTGACCAAACTCTTTTCCGACAAGCGAATTACTCAAGGTTGTGTTTACGTGCGTAACCGCGTTGGATACCCCTTTACCTTGATACCGTTTTTTGTCTCCATCGCGGAGTTCAACGGCCTCGTGCGTGCCTGTGGAAGCGCCGGAAGGAATGGCCGCACGGCCAAATGCGCCGTCTTCAAGAGTAACGTCAACTTCAACAGTAGGATTCCCGCGGGAGTCGAGAACTTCTCTTGCAAAAATGTTTCGTATTTTCTTTATCGTTTCCATTTGATGAGGACAGTATAGCAAAAACCCGCTCTAATTTCCTTTTGCAAAACACGATAAAATCCTACTGGATTTTTCTCTGCTCGCCTTCTTCAGGCTCCGCAAGATTTTTTAAAAGGAAATTCTCGCTCAAACGTCCTGAAGGAAAAGCTAAAGAAAAACAAAAAACCCCGCTTGCGCGGGGTGTTTTTGTTTATGCTTAGCGAGGCTGCATAGGTCGCGCCTCGTTAACCGTGATGGTTCTACCATCCATGTCCTTGCCATTGAGCATGTCAATAGCTTTCTGTCCGTCTTCGTCGTTTGTCATAGTGACAAATCCGAATCCGCGGGACTTTCCGGTCATACGGTCCATAATGACGTTTGCTGACTCAACTGCTCCGGCCTGTGAGAAAACTTCTGAAAGTCTCTCATCGGTCGTAGTGTAAGGCAAACCGCCAATATATAACTTCTTCGCCATTTGTTTCCGATGTACGTTAACTGAATAATTGCATCGCACACGAACCCCTACCAATGGCGAGTTAAAACCCTAGACCCACTGGAGATTTACGATACAAGAAGGGATTATACAAGAAATGAAGAAAAAAGCAAGCCTACAAGAGCGCATTGTCGATAGCGTATTCTCCGACACGCGTCCGAGTAAGAGAAAGAATAGTGCCCCCACAAGCCAGATTTTGGCCAAGTAAGTGAACAAGTCCGCGTATATACGTGCCCGAAGTGACTGAAAAAAAGACCGATGTTGTCCTGAATGTCTCCCCTTCTTTTCCCGCAAGTGTTTTGCGCCACTCCCGCACAATATCGTCCTGGCGAAAATTACCTGAAATTTTGGAAATTTTTTCTTCAATGGCCGAAAGAAGAACCTTACCGTGCATCGCGTTGTGAGAAACCACGTATGCGTTTTCCACGTGAATATCTTTGAGAGGAATTTCAATTTCGTTTATTTTTCCTTCACGGGCCCATTGAAACAGTGGTTTACCGAGAACCGGCTTGGAAGAGTAGGCTGGAAAGTGCTGGTGAGTTTCGTCGTGAAGTTTTTTCACTTCTTCTTCGACAAGAACATCAAATGTTTCGGGAAAGGAAAACGGCGTGCTGCGCATTATTCCGAGAATGTCGTATGTGTCGGTTGAAAAACCCCACAGGATTTCACATACATAGTCTTTGGTAAAAGAAAGATATTGCGCACGTTTTTTATTTTCTTCATCAACAAGCACGAGAAGCACCCCCTCGGCCATTGGGTCAAGACGTCCCGCATAACTCAATGTCGCATCCGCATACAGCGGATTTTCTTTTTTAAAACGCTCAAGACGTTCTTTGGGCGTTTCCCCAATACGTTTGTATAGATTGATGATTCCTTGTTTCTCCTTCATCTTTTGGCTACAATAGTACCTATCATGGAAGAAAAGGCAAAGAAGCTTTCAACTGAGAGCTACAAAGGTGTGCGGGATTTTTATCCCGAAGACATGGCTGTTCAAAATTATATTTTCTCGACATGGAGAAAAATAGTTGAGGAAGCCGGGTATCAAGAGTATGAAGCATCCATACTTGAATATGCCGACCTCTATCGAAGTAAAGGAAACGACGAAATTGTTAATGACCAGATGTATCTGTTCAAGGATAAAGGCGACCGTGAAGTTGCCCTTCGTCCAGAAATGACACCTTCGCTTGCCCGCATGATTGCGGCAAAGCGCAGAGGTCTCAAGCTCCCCCTCCGTTGGTATTCAATCCCAAACGTTTTTCGTTACGAACGTCCTCAACGCGGACGCAAGCGCGAACACTGGCAGCTCAACTGTGACCTTATAGGTGTTCCTGGAATTGAGGGAGATGTAGAGATTATTTCTCTTGCTCATAAAACTATGCGAGAGTTCGGAGCAAAAGATGAAGATTTCATTATACGAGTGAATGACCGGAAACTCTTTGACGAAATTTTTGAAGAGATTGGCGGTTGTTCATCGAGTACGAGAAAAGAAGTTATACGCCTTGTGGATGCTCAAGAAAAAATTGATAACTTTAAAGACGAACTTACCCGTAACTTGGGAGAAGAGAAAAAAGAAAGATTTCTAGAACTTTTGAATGGGAAGAAAACAACAAAAAATCTTGATAACTTAAAAAACGAGCTCAATTCAAGAGGGATTAATAATGTGGTTATTGATACAAACATTGCTCGGGGTTTTGATTACTACACGGGTATTGTCTTTGAAGCTTTTGACACAAACACGGAAAATCGTCGTTCTCTTTTTGGTGGTGGACGATATGATAATTTGCTTGAGATGTTCGGTGTAGAACCTGTAGCAATCGTTGGTTTCGGTATAGGAGATGTTACTGTTCGCGATTTTCTGGAAAGCCACAACCTCCCGCTTACTATTTCTAAAAAGTTATAATTTCTAGAAACTCCAGTATGCGAAAAATAGTTTTTGATGTTGAAACCGCGAATCTCTTTCAAGACGTGGGTACGAATAATCCTGCCGATTTGACCATTTCTCTTCTTGCCATTTACGACTACACGGAAGACAAGTATTCATCATTTTTGGAAAACGAACTTTCGCAGTTGTGGCCTATTCTCTCAAAAGCTGACATTCTTATCGGCTATAACTCGGACCACTTCGACATCCCCCTTCTCAATAAATATTACCCCGGCAATCTGGCAAAAATTAAAAGTGTTGATTTGCTGAGAGAGATTAAAAACAGTATTGGCAAGCGCGTACGCCTTGACCAGGTGGCGCAAGGAACTCTCGGTGTTTCTAAATCCGGACACGGCCTCCAGGCCCTTGAATGGTGGAAAAAGGGCGAGATAGAAAAAGTGAAAGCATATTGCATCGATGACGTAAAGATCACAAAAGATCTGTACGAGTATGCGCTTAAAAATAGCAAACTTTTCTATAAAGAAGGCCCTGCCAAACTTGAAATAAAACTTGATACCAGGCTTTGGGAAGAAGTCAAAGAAACCGCTTTCACCCAATCACTTTTCTAAAGAAAGTGGCGGCCTGTCAAAAAATAATAAACCAAAAAAGAAGCGCTACCAAAATGCGGTATATGCCGAATGGGACAAAGTCGTGTTTTTGAACAAATCCGAGGAAAAATTTGATACTTGCCATGGCAACCAAAAATGCCGAGAAAAAACCCACGGCAAGTATCCCCGCCTCGTTTAAGGAAAAAGTGGAAGCATTTTTGTACAGATCAAGCCCGCTTGCGGCAAGCATCGTGGGCACGGCAAGCAGGAAGGAAAACTCAACGATTGTTTTTCTTTTGAGCCCCAAAAGCAATCCTCCCAGAATTGTCGCAGCCGAACGCGAGACTCCGGGAATAAGCGCCACGGACTGGAACAGCCCGACAAAAAACGACTGGGAATAAGAGATGGAATGCACGTCTTCGGTTGCGGTGTCTTTTTCCTTATGGAGAAGTTCAAAAACAATAAGAACAATACCACCGATAAAAAGCGCCCAAAGAACAATGGCGTTATTCCCCAAGAAATATGTTTTCACAACGCGGTACAGGGTAAATCCAACAAGCGCCGTCGGGAGAAACGCGACAACAAGTTTCTTTATGATGGTAAGGTTAAGAAACGATTTCCAATAGAGAACGATAACCGAAGCGATGGCCCCGAGTTGAATGATTATTTCAAAACTTTTAAGGAAATCCGTTTGGGCCAAATGTGAAATTTGACTCACGAGGATTAAATGCCCCGTCGAGGATACCGGTAAAAATTCGGTAATGCCCTCAACTATGCCGAGCAAAATCGCTTGGATAACGGTCATTACAGTATTATCACAGAAAATCTGCGCTTCCGTAAGTCCTGCTAATTTGGAATGGCTGTGGTAAAATGAGGCTCATTAACAAATCACAGTCTATTACCATGGATACTACGCAGAACAAATGGACAGTCCCCTTTGCTATTGTCGTTGCCGGAGCCCTTATCGCGGGAGCGATTTATTTTTCAAATAAAAGTACTTCCCAAACACAACAGCAGCCACAAACGGGCACTCCACAGAAAGTGACAATTACTCTTGAGCCCGTAAGCGCAACCGAGCATATTTTAGGCAATCCTGCTGCCGCAATTACCGTGGTTGAATTCTCCGACACCGAATGCCCGTTCTGCAAGCAATTTCACACAACAATGCACCAAGTAGTCGATGAATATGGGAAGGACGGTTCCCTTGCCTGGGTATATCGACATTTCCCCATTCCCGAGCTTCACCCGAAGGCCGCCAAAGAATCGGAAGCGCTTGAGTGCGCGGCTGAACTGGGCGGAAATGAGAAGTTTTGGGCATATACCGATAGAATTTATGAGATCACCCCTTCAAACAACCAGCTTGATGCCGCGCAACTTCCCATTATCGCAAAAGAGGTAGGTCTTGATGTAACCGCGTTCAATAATTGCCTTTCAAGCGGGAAATACGCCGCAACGGTTGAAGCCGACAAACAGGAAGCGGTGAAAGCGGGAGGCCGTGGCACCCCGTTCTCCGTTATCATATTAAAGAAAAAACTAACCGACGATGCCGAGGGGGTCATAGGCCAACTTGCGGCGCAACTGC encodes:
- the eno gene encoding phosphopyruvate hydratase, with the translated sequence METIKKIRNIFAREVLDSRGNPTVEVDVTLEDGAFGRAAIPSGASTGTHEAVELRDGDKKRYQGKGVSNAVTHVNTTLSNSLVGKEFGQENLDKTMLEIDGTENKSNLGANAILGVSLGFSHAAAQSEKKPLYRYFNDISGKGKMILPVPLMNILNGGKHALNSTDLQEFMIVPHGAQTFKEALRYGSEIFHTLKKVLEEMNCNVMVGDEGGYAPALPSNEAAIEVILKSIDRAGYVAGKDVSLAIDAASNELYADGKYNLKTEGKNLTTDEMIAMYVDWQKKYPLISLEDGLYEDDWDGYKKLTDILGGKMQIVGDDLFVTNPVRLEKGITEGVGNSILVKLNQIGTVTETIHTIEIARKARYTSIISHRSGETEDTTIADFAVGLGTGQIKTGSLSRSERVAKYNRLLRIEEELGNEAVYAGKKTFPVAP
- a CDS encoding RNA-binding protein codes for the protein MAKKLYIGGLPYTTTDERLSEVFSQAGAVESANVIMDRMTGKSRGFGFVTMTNDEDGQKAIDMLNGKDMDGRTITVNEARPMQPR
- a CDS encoding ATP phosphoribosyltransferase regulatory subunit; this translates as MEEKAKKLSTESYKGVRDFYPEDMAVQNYIFSTWRKIVEEAGYQEYEASILEYADLYRSKGNDEIVNDQMYLFKDKGDREVALRPEMTPSLARMIAAKRRGLKLPLRWYSIPNVFRYERPQRGRKREHWQLNCDLIGVPGIEGDVEIISLAHKTMREFGAKDEDFIIRVNDRKLFDEIFEEIGGCSSSTRKEVIRLVDAQEKIDNFKDELTRNLGEEKKERFLELLNGKKTTKNLDNLKNELNSRGINNVVIDTNIARGFDYYTGIVFEAFDTNTENRRSLFGGGRYDNLLEMFGVEPVAIVGFGIGDVTVRDFLESHNLPLTISKKL
- a CDS encoding ribonuclease H-like domain-containing protein, coding for MRKIVFDVETANLFQDVGTNNPADLTISLLAIYDYTEDKYSSFLENELSQLWPILSKADILIGYNSDHFDIPLLNKYYPGNLAKIKSVDLLREIKNSIGKRVRLDQVAQGTLGVSKSGHGLQALEWWKKGEIEKVKAYCIDDVKITKDLYEYALKNSKLFYKEGPAKLEIKLDTRLWEEVKETAFTQSLF
- a CDS encoding undecaprenyl-diphosphate phosphatase, producing MTVIQAILLGIVEGITEFLPVSSTGHLILVSQISHLAQTDFLKSFEIIIQLGAIASVIVLYWKSFLNLTIIKKLVVAFLPTALVGFTLYRVVKTYFLGNNAIVLWALFIGGIVLIVFELLHKEKDTATEDVHSISYSQSFFVGLFQSVALIPGVSRSAATILGGLLLGLKRKTIVEFSFLLAVPTMLAASGLDLYKNASTFSLNEAGILAVGFFSAFLVAMASIKFFLGFVQKHDFVPFGIYRILVALLFWFIIF
- a CDS encoding thioredoxin domain-containing protein, which codes for MDTTQNKWTVPFAIVVAGALIAGAIYFSNKSTSQTQQQPQTGTPQKVTITLEPVSATEHILGNPAAAITVVEFSDTECPFCKQFHTTMHQVVDEYGKDGSLAWVYRHFPIPELHPKAAKESEALECAAELGGNEKFWAYTDRIYEITPSNNQLDAAQLPIIAKEVGLDVTAFNNCLSSGKYAATVEADKQEAVKAGGRGTPFSVIILKKKLTDDAEGVIGQLAAQLRAQTGTDAILISQDKTKVAISGAFPYSFLKGIFDLILGRP